The Aspergillus flavus chromosome 6, complete sequence nucleotide sequence ATTGTATTTCTCCATCGCTGAGAGCTAGATACCGCAAGATGATACTCAAGTCGGCTCTTACAGCTGTCATCCTTTGTCTCGCCGTTGAAGGAGCTGCCGCCCTCGATCCAAAATGTGCACCAGGAGGCAATTTTGACCTGTCGTACTGGAATCTCCAGCTCCCCACTGGCAAAACTGGCCATCCCGCGACCAAAACGCCATCTCAACTGAAAGGCTGCGATGGGTACCAGGAGTCTGGAGTTTTCTACACCGACAGCAAGGATGGAGCCCTAGTGATGAAAGTCCCCGGTTCTCCTTCCTCTACCGCCTGCGTGACGACCCCCAATAGCAAACACTGTCGCACTGAACTCCGTGAGCTCAGCTTTGATAGCGGTGATAAGGCTAGCTGGAGTCCATCCGCGCCGAAGAACCGACTGAAGGCCACCGTCACTGTACCAACACCGGATGATGGGTCCCACGGCACTGTCATCGGTCAGATCCACATCGATGACACCATCTCGACTAAGCCCGTCTGCGAGCTCTATTACAGCAAATCGGGTGATCTAGTTATGGGAGTTGAAAAGACGCGCGATGGGGGCAACAGTATCTTCACGAAGGTGGGAAATGTCTCTGTTGGGGAGAGATTTTCGTATGAGATTCGATATGAGTCGGACGAGTTGAGCGTCAGCATCAACGGAGCGGCACCGCAGAAACTGGATACATACTCTTTGGATTCGCCCAGGTCGTACTTCAAGGCTGGTAACTATAACCAGGGAGATTCGGCTTCAGAAGTGCACTTTTATGAACTAAATGTTGAGCATTAAGGGAGGGCGCACATTTATTCTCACAATCAGTCACTGATGTGTTATTTTCAGTTCCATGATTGTATTTTACCTTCTGTTTAGCTTAttatgtactagtagtatgtGTCCTGAAATTATATCCACTACTAAATAGAGAGCAAGAATGAGGGTTTTTGTCCCTTTGGTGGTGCGTGGGTCTAAGTAGGTTAGTGCGTGGTGGGAGGACTGGCCAACGATTACCGAAAGCAGCATCAATTGTGGCTGTTTCCGGCAAACCCCCCTTTGCCGTCTTATACAAACCCCTGACTCCATGCTCTTCAGCAGGTTCCCTCGATCAAGTTGAAGCCAGTCAGAAGCAAACGCACGCCTGCCCGATGACCCACAGCCTTAGTTAGCCTTGGCAGAAGCGCTCTGGTGGGACTGAAGGCGGGGTAGATTGTCAGGGTCATTGATAAGTATTTACTGGCCATGTTACCCTGCCTCTCCAGGTTTACGACCTACGTTTGTGGTTCAATTTCCCTTTCGACCTTTCTTCTCAATTCATACGAATCCCGTATAACTCTGGAACCGGATCATGTACTCCCCAAGCATCGGCGACAGGCTCGACAGCCTAGATACCCCATCCATGATCGTGGATCTTGATCTCATGGAAGCCAATATTAAGAAGCTCTTTGACAGTCTCCTCCCCACTGGGCTTAATATTCGCCCTCATCTAAAGACAACAAAGAGCGCGATTCTCGCACAGAAGCTTGCCGCGGCAGGAGCCAAAGGCTGCTGTGTGGCTAAAGTGTCTGAAGCCGAGGCTATCACCGCCGCGGGGTTCGACGACATCCTTATCACCTGCGAGATCATTGGCGAGCCCAAAGTGAAACGACTGGTGGAACTATTCAAGAAGCACAAAAAGATCAGGATTGTGGTAGACAGCGAGGTTGGCGCAACGGCAATTAGCAATGCACTGGCGCAGGCTGGTGTTGCAGAACCCATCTCCGTTCTAATAGATCTAGATGTTGGTCTGCATCGCACAGGTGTTGCCAATGCACAGGCGGCGCTAGCTCTAGCAAGGCATATCAAGAATCTTCGCCAGTTGCGCTTGATTGGTGTCCAGGGATATGAGGGCCATTTGCAGCATCTCCACAGCTGGGAGGACCGTAAGAAACAATGTCTCGAGTCAATGAAAATCCTCACAGATACAGCTACTCTGCTGCGCAACGAGGGCTTCAACATTGAAGTGGTCACTACAGGGGGAACGGGAACCGCTGAGTTTTGCGCTACCGTGCCTGGTGTGACTGAACTGCAGCCCGGATCCTTCATTTTCATGGATACCGACTACCGTAACGCGGTGGGGACATTCTTTTCAAATAGTCTGACTTTACTATCCACGGTCATCAGCAAGCAAGGAGACCGGAAAGTAACGATCGACACTGGGCTGAAGTCCTTGACGACAGACAGTGGTCTGGCAGAGTGCAAAGACCCGAGATACACGCACGAGAACCTGGGCGATGAACACGGCTCACTGAGTTGGGAGGAAGGAACTCCAGATCTGGCTGTGGGTGATAGGGTTGAAATGATTCCGAGCCATATTGATCCCACTATCAACCTGCATGATTTTTACTATGGCTATCGGAACGGGGTTGTCGAGGAAATCTGGCGTGTGGACTCGAGAGGAAAGGTCCAATAGAATTGGCAGTCAACCAGTTCTTGGAGATACAATTCCATATTAGCTTCACATGGTTATTGCAAACAACGAGAACTACATTTCTGAGCAACGCACGCAAGCCTCTTTGGAGTTTAGGCCGTCCAATTGCTTCGAGCTTCCACACAGAGAATTCTGGCACGAGCATAATGTAGGCCGTTGCTATAGACAGAGCACAATATACACACTAGAACATTGGTATTACAGCACAAGACTATAAGAGCACCGTAGTGGGTATTCCGCGCTCATATCACGGAATCCTCATTCTATAAGTCTTCTCTCAAGGTGGACGGTATCAGGACAAGACAAGCCGAAGCTACGAGGCTTTATAGGCATGTTGCAAGACCAGCGTACAGGAATGTCTACAGGAATTAGTGATGCTTCAAGAGGCTCTCCATTCCGTCCTACACACGTCTGATGTATTAAAAACCCTATCTCTAACCAAATATGTGAGGCTCGGTGCCGCCGGACCCGCGGAACAGACATACGACCCTGTGGAGAACTCCGAGCGGGGTGAGTGTGGATTTGCAGGCCCAATAAAGTTCACACACACTGGGGAATCCGATATGGCCAGTGTGTAATGCAGTATCTGACATCAGGGTTGTCTCTCTGGCCAGTTCAATTCAGGTGCATCACGGTTGTGAGCCGCGGATTATGGAAACCAAGTCAAGAACATAAAAGCCAGTGTTGAGCGCACATTGGTTTCTTGGATCTCTACAATACTTTGAACAGCAGTATTACTTCTCAGTCTATCATATATTTCCATCTTCTGCCAACAACAACGACTCTTCAACATGACTCGCTCCATCAGCAGCACTGACCGGGTTGTCTTTATTGGGGCCGCTGGGGAGATGTGTCGTGTGGCCATCGAACGGTTTGCTACCGCAAGCAATGCCTCACTCGTTCTAGCGGACATCAACACGGACGCCCTGGAATCGCTCCTCGCGAAGCTGCCAGCCGGCCGTGCGACAACAAAAAAGCTGGATCTTTTTGATGAAGCTAGTTTGCACGAGACGGTTACCGGCGCTGCCCTCGTTGTCCTTGGCGCCGGACCGTATGCGCGAACCTCAGGGCCTGTCCTGGCCGCCTGTCTGAAGGCGAAGGTACCTTACCTTGACTTTGACGACGATGTGGAGAGTACTACGGCAGCTCTCTCCCTACATGAAAAAGCTCAGGAGGCTGGTGTGCCATGCTATATTGGCTGCGGAGCCTCACCGGGTATGAGCAATATGCTGGCCGTTGATGCCGTCAGCGATCTTGACACGGTTGATACCATCGACCTCTGTTGGCTTGTCGGTGACGAGCGTCCCGGCATTGGCAAGGCGGTTCTGGAACATCTTATGCATATCGCTGCTGGGCCTTGTTTGACATGGGCGAATGGAAAATCATCGCTCAATGAATCATGGGTCGAGACAGGGTATGCGCCTATGGTAGGGCAATCTGGTGAAACACTTTTACACGAGACAGCGCATCCGGAGCCAGTAACCCTACCACGGCTATTCCCAACCGCCGCTCGTATTCGATGCCTGGGCGGGCTGGATCCTGCGCCTTTCAACGGAATTGCCCGTGGACTTGGCACTGCCGTCCGTCGGCAAGCATTGTCTATGGACGAGGCCGTTGGCTTCTTGCTCAACCTGGTCAATAACCCCCCATCGTACAATGGCTGGACCGATGCGTTGGGCGGCTTGACCGGACATTTCCGTGGCGGCGATATTACTATCAAGGAGCTGTGGCAGTTGGTTGCGCAAGGGGCTCATGCTCTAGGCCCTTGGCGCTACGCACTGATGGGCATGATTGACCAGATCCGAAGCGGCGAATGCACAACTGGAGAGATCCTGTCTTTCATCGCCTCTTCTGCACGTGGCCAACCAGCACCATATCGTGGCAGTCTCCTAGTGCGAGCGATTGGCTCCCGCCATGGCCACCCTGCCGTTGTTATCAAACGAACGACGAAATGTGGCGAAGGCTCCTATCTTATGAAGAACATGGCATCAATCACGGGAACGGCATGCGCCGCGTTCATGGTGATGGCGCTGGAGCCAGGGCAGAAGCGGACTGGTGTCTTCGCTCCCGAGGGTTGGGCGAAGCCGCAGGATTTCTATCGAGCTCTGGAGCAAGTAGGTACTCCACGTGAAGAGATTGTGGAATGCCTCACTTCATGATTGGGGTGGCAACCAAGAGAGATCAATCGAACGACTTTGATGTCGGTGACGGCGGCTTGGTAGAAGGTGTCCctatcttctatctctttctACCTTGCGCGGTATTATTGACTTCTGTAGCCAGAGCTCGAATGTATCGCGTTGCTGCATGTTAGCTGAAACCTCAATGGCACTGTAGGCTTCCTTTTCGTTGTAGTGTTGTTGGTAGATATGGTTCTGTTGTTCTATGGGTGCCGACtttcgtcttcctcaagcAGTAGATGTCTTTGCCTTGTAGCTTCATCAGAACTAGCCCGAGAATTCATAAGGACTATATGCTCTAGTACGATCAACGAACGATCTGTTTTAGGCGACCTCATTATGGTAGAGCTACAAAATTAGTGCAACGGTCACTTCCACGAATCGGGTTCCGCGGCGCCCGAGTTGCCAGGAGACCTACTGGTAGACCCTTGCGTCGATCATGGTTGTAACGTGTAAGGAATTTCCAGTTCGGCCTCCGCGGAATTCGAGCGGAGGATAAGCCTGCCGATCATTAGAGACTAAACTTCCACGGTTCCGATGCAATACGGAAGAGACGCAATATGGCCGTATAGGTGATCCTAGGTAAAGTAGAGTGCAGACACCATATTACAACCTCCTGAAAAGAGCATGGCTGTACGCATCACCAAATATGGGCAAGACACACGACCACCCTGTGATGTTCTCCTACATTATAGTTTCGGGAGCACTGAAGCAAGAAAGGGTGACGGAGCTCGCCAGGGTGGGACGGCAACTGAGCTTGCAAAGTGCCGACCTGAGAGAAACTTGCTTCGACGCGAAGATCGACACGTTGGCTTCCAGGCATGCACTGTGGAGCCTTGAGGTTATGACACCCTCACAGTTCCCCAGTATAATATTGTGAATGGACAAGGAAGCTGCGAAGCCGCGGATCCGCGGATCTAAACTATTTTGCAGTTCCTGACTATAGCGTAGATCTAATTGTGGAGTCTACCTCAATCCCAGAAGACCTGGTGATCCCTGACGGCGATCTTGTCGTTTCCTGTAGCCTAGAACAGTTGAAGCTAGAAATGTTGACACAAGCCATTGCTATATAACTCTTGGTGTTGCCGTAGTACCTGGCCTACCATCATCCACAACTCGACGTTCATCACCTCTCTAAAGCATAACCGAGACTCTCATATCAGCAACAACATGAAAGAACTTTTTGATGTCGCAGTGATAGGTGCTGGGATGGCGGGAATACTGGCCGCCCGAGATCTCAGCCAGAAGGGTCATTCTGTTGTCCTTCTCGAGGGTCGAGACAGAGTCGGTGGACGGACCTTTACGACCGAAGCCTTTGGAACCGAGCTCGAATTGGGAGGCACCTATGTGCACTGGACCCATCCAACCATTTGGCACGAGCTACAACGGCACGATATCTCAGTCTTTCCACCGTTGGATTCGGAGAAAGCCTACTGGCTAGCGGATGGAGATGTCCACTCGGGCACAATGAACGACTACTACGAAGCCCTCAATCCCCTCATGTCACATTTGGTGCACGACGCTCGTTCCCAGTTTCCGATGCCGTTCAACGTCAGTGCTTCAGCGAATGATGTCGACCAGGAATCCCTCGAAGACCGCATTGTATCCTTGGGTCTCTCTGCCTATGAACGTGACATTCTCGAGGGAGCCATGTCAGGTCTGGTTCACTCGTATAGGGAGCAGGGTGTTGCCCAGCTCCTGCAAGGTGTATCTGGCACTTTTGGGGACTATAATGGCTTCTTTGAAACTGCTAGCTTTTGGCATATAGAAGGTGGTACCAAGCGTCTGGCAGCTGCCATGATGTCCGAATCGACTGCCACGTTACGCCTCCAGACACCCGTTCAATCAATTTCAGACAACGGCTCTTTTGTGACAGTAACCACACGTgctgatgaagatatccatgCACGCTTTGTCATCACTGCACTGCCCATAAACACCCTGGATGATATAACCATCAAGCCCGAGCTTCCTGCACCGGTGCAAAGCATGATCGGCAGCAAGAATCCTGTCATGGCCAGCAAGATATACGTACGTGCCAAGGGTACCATCGAACCATTCAATGCTTTTGCTCCGGCCGGGAAGAACCCTATCAATGCAGCTAGGGTCGAATCGCGGTATGAAGGAGACACCCTCATCATGTGCATTTGCTCTGATGCCGCAGCAATCCAAGCCAATGACCATGAGGCGGTACAAGAAGCTTTGCGAAAATTTGTTCCTGAGATTGAGGTTGTCGATACTGCTAGTCATGACTGGGGTACCGACGAGTTTTCTCAAGGTGGCTGGGGATGGTATCGGCCTGGGAACCTCACAGGAGCCGCCCCACTGATGCGACAACGCCATGGTCGCATTTTCTTTGCAGGGAGTGACATTGCTTCACTCGGAGCTGGCTTCATCGAGGGTGCTATGCAGACGGGTGTAATTGCGGCTCGCGAGGTTGCCATTGCCTTGGCGAATGGAGAATAAGGATGAGTTCTTCCTTGTCGTGAGATATGTGCACTGTGTCCCCTTGAATCAAGGTCCCAGCATTCATTCCATTCGAGCAATTGTGTAGGTTATCATTGCTTTGGAGCTCAGAGCAGCGAGCATCAAGGGCAGAGTCTGGGCAGATTTCAGGGCTACTCTTGTTAGATTCGCGCCACTGGTTGATCGTTAGATTGACAACCTGCTGTATTATTGTATTTCGGTTTATGTTACATATATAGTACTAATTTAATGCAATCTCATTTCCCTTCTCAGTCATTCAATTGATCGGTCGTGTGACTATCTATTGCTTGTATATTTCACCCTTTACAAATGTCAGGGCACTTATTGGAACGTTAAATGCCCTTGCGCATTGATATATCGAGATACTACAGACATTGTGAAAAGCTTGAATAGACCATGCCATTCTCCTTGCCTTGTCAAGTACAAACGATAGTATGGAATCCTCAAATTCAACTCCGAGTTCTGAAGAAGCCAGCTATCATGCGTGTTTGACCATCCTCTCTCCACTTTTATTAATTGCAGACGCAGACCCTGGAAGCCATTAGATATGCTGAAGCCCTTATCTTATATATGACATACTTGTTCTTATCGCAGTGTCCGCCGTGTTTGTCGCCGTGTTGAATGGCACACTAAGACACAAGGTTAGCATTCAAATACTAAGAAAAAATACACCAAGAAGGGGGCCTTTACCGAAGCGCTGCAGGCGGCGTCTGCAGCATTGAGGTCCCAGACGTCACCCAACTGGCAGGAAGACCTTTTGTCGAGTACCAAAGGACTGGCATGGACTTgcccgagaagaagaagggaaaaggcgACCGTCAGAAGTTTCATTTTGTTCACGTTGGTAGAAATACTAACAAATGTTGCCAGTCTAGTTAGCCTTCCAGACAAGACGGGGATAGACTTATATACTTCAAATCTTACCTGCTATCTCCCAGTAGGAAGGAGGGTTTGGGTCAACACATCAACCATCAATAGTCGGTGTGACTATTGAATCTGGACCCCCTTGCGTGCATGCAATATCCTCGTGTCTACTCATTACCAGCCCCTGTAGTGATTTGTATCGGGGTTTGGTTTCACAAGTCAGTTTCTCAATGAGCAGAGAAAAGGACCGCTAAACTGTGGAGATCCCGAAAGCGAGGTTAGGAATCTACTTCCAGATTGGATCTGGGGATCGCCGGGGCTTTTCAATCTTCCTTGCGCAATTATTGATGTTGAGCTGCTGGTTGCCTTCGTATACTGAACTTTATTTTGGACATATCGGAATATTCATTGGAGAAGCCGCGTGGACCGAGTCCGATCGACATTGAGATCAGATCTACAGCAAAAGATTCAAGTTACGTAACTACATATGCAAGTCCTTTCCCCATTTCGTTGCGCAAGGGTTAATACGAGGGTTGTGATATTTCATGGCGGGACATAGGCCGCTCGTCTTTGCTGGCCATGGATCAGAGAACCCTCAGTCTCTCCCAACGCTCAAGTGCTTTCTGATAGCGAGATCGCGTCCTCTCCAGTCTTGCACGCATACGAGTATCGGCTTCGTCTTCGCCGGCAACCGTGTTCAGCTCTGTATCATCAAGCTGAGCAAAACGATCGGCGGAGACAATGCGCATTGGACATTTCGGTCCCAGCACATGTCTCTCCATAACCTGCATTGCCACATTATCGATAAAGCGCCATAGAGCAATATCGTAGTATCCATCCAGTCTTGCTCGGGCGGAAAGGATCTGGTTCAAGGAGGTGGGTATAAAGTAGGggccaacatcttctccattcgAACCTCCATTGGCCTTACCATTCGCTGCTTTATTGTTGGAGGAATGGCCAAGCAAGATTTCATCCGTCATGCTCGTGAAAGACAGCAGAGATGGATTGCGAGTAATCAATGGACGGGCTTGGTTGTCTTCAACCAATTCCCGGAGTGCCGTGTCTGCATCTTTGTTCCACTCTTCAAGCGTTTTCCCAACAATACGACTCACTTCCAAACGCACTTTACTGTTCGGTATTGCGATCTTCAATAGAATGTTGTAGCAGTCTGTGACCATGATCTTGACATCCTCAACAAACTCACGGGCGATACCCTCCCAGTGCACGGACAGCTTCCGGAAAAGCTTCTCTTCTACGTCCGGATGAACGCTTCCTGGGAGGCTTCTTCCTTCGCATATCTTGGCTTCCTGAGCGATTGCTGCGTACAGCCCCTGGCCGTTGACCACATGCTCCTCCCATACCCTGGGGTCGGAGCTCTGAGATTTAAGCCACTCTAGGTCTGCTCTGTAGTCTGTAAACTTGATCGCGATGTTTTCACTCCTGCACATATCATCACGGAATTGATCCAGACGAAGTCGGATTTTGTACCGGAGCATAGCTTTTGCATCTGTTGAAGGTATGTCTTGATGCTGCCCTCTCAAGGTTCCCTCTGccatcttctgcatctcATTGCAGAACTGGAGGACATAATATCGCTGAGCTCGCGCGGTAGTCCTAGACTCTCCCATTCTTTTCAGATTGGCTTCGCATTCCCGGAGGTGCTGGGTGATCTCAGTAATAATGTGAGGGATCTCTTTCTGGATTTGGGCACGTCGCTCCTTGTCGATGTAGCTCATCAACGATCGGATTCCAGTCCTATCTTTCGAAAGACCTTCCCAAGCTGGCTTAGCAAATTCTTTGAGCTCCATCTCGTCACGCTCTGCGTCAGAGGAATCACGCTCGATAGGCAATCTGTTGCGCAATCCAAACCAACCATGGTCCAAGTGTGGAACAGTGGCCAGGTCGTTTTGAAGAAGTTTGATCATCTAATTCGTCAGTTCATGGATCATGTAAGAGGCTGGGAAAGCCATACCCAGTGATCTGATCCTTCCTGCTTGCGATCACATTTGGTGAGAACCCCAATGCATCGGGTCTGCAGACTCGGTATCTCTTCGATCAACTCAAAGGTCTTATGCCGCTCCACATCCACATTGTCGACGACAACCCTAAGTATCGTCAACCTAGGTCATTGGGGCCAGATGAGCATCAGAACACTCACAGAATGATATTTCGCTCGTTATTTAAATAGGTACGAGCCAGCTCCTCCGCCACTGCCGCGTTATTCCGGACATGCGACTCTTCATTTACTCCATTGCCGGCATCATTCAATACATCTACTCCCTTGCCCGATTTCTTTCCGCGTATTAGACCGGGCAGGTCAACAATGGTCCAGTGCATTTCATCGGGGCCGGAGCGCTCAATTCGAAGAGTCGCGTCGCTAAGCGTCAACTGTTTGGTGGACTTTTGGTCACCGAAGATACATTCCGTTGCCTACAAGCGTTAGCAAAACAGGACCGACCAAAACCACATGCACTGACTTTATCTATAATCTCCTCCATGACCTCCGACGTCagttccttcttctcgataAGGAAATCCTCCACCCGGGCAAGAAgctcatcgtcttcctcagACAGTGGACCCGGGACCACTGTAGCCTTCACGGGAAGTTCCTTGGCCGCGGATGTCTGTCGAAACGAGATCTGAATCGGGAAGCGAGTGCACATAGTGTCCTTGACTGGGAAGGAAACCTCAGTGATAGCTTGAAGGACAGAGCTCTTGCCGGTATTCTGGTCACCAACGACGACAAGCTGATGGCGACCGTGGACATCAGCATATGCTCCGATCAGGCATCTAGTAGACTTACTTCCGGAAGATTGATTGTGTTGCTGAGTCCAAGCGCTTGAAGCTCATCGATGAAAGCGAGCTGCTCAGAGCTCTC carries:
- a CDS encoding alginate lyase 2: MILKSALTAVILCLAVEGAAALDPKCAPGGNFDLSYWNLQLPTGKTGHPATKTPSQLKGCDGYQESGVFYTDSKDGALVMKVPGSPSSTACVTTPNSKHCRTELRELSFDSGDKASWSPSAPKNRLKATVTVPTPDDGSHGTVIGQIHIDDTISTKPVCELYYSKSGDLVMGVEKTRDGGNSIFTKVGNVSVGERFSYEIRYESDELSVSINGAAPQKLDTYSLDSPRSYFKAGNYNQGDSASEVHFYELNVEH
- a CDS encoding uncharacterized protein (expressed protein) — protein: MESGVCIRRQRGVCRKQPQLMLLSVIVGQSSHHALTYLDPRTTKGTKTLILALYLVVDIISGHILLVHNKLNRR
- a CDS encoding putative amino acid aldolase (metal-activated pyridoxal enzyme), which codes for MYSPSIGDRLDSLDTPSMIVDLDLMEANIKKLFDSLLPTGLNIRPHLKTTKSAILAQKLAAAGAKGCCVAKVSEAEAITAAGFDDILITCEIIGEPKVKRLVELFKKHKKIRIVVDSEVGATAISNALAQAGVAEPISVLIDLDVGLHRTGVANAQAALALARHIKNLRQLRLIGVQGYEGHLQHLHSWEDRKKQCLESMKILTDTATLLRNEGFNIEVVTTGGTGTAEFCATVPGVTELQPGSFIFMDTDYRNAVGTFFSNSLTLLSTVISKQGDRKVTIDTGLKSLTTDSGLAECKDPRYTHENLGDEHGSLSWEEGTPDLAVGDRVEMIPSHIDPTINLHDFYYGYRNGVVEEIWRVDSRGKVQ
- a CDS encoding Saccharopine dehydrogenase-domain-containing protein, producing the protein MTRSISSTDRVVFIGAAGEMCRVAIERFATASNASLVLADINTDALESLLAKLPAGRATTKKLDLFDEASLHETVTGAALVVLGAGPYARTSGPVLAACLKAKVPYLDFDDDVESTTAALSLHEKAQEAGVPCYIGCGASPGMSNMLAVDAVSDLDTVDTIDLCWLVGDERPGIGKAVLEHLMHIAAGPCLTWANGKSSLNESWVETGYAPMVGQSGETLLHETAHPEPVTLPRLFPTAARIRCLGGLDPAPFNGIARGLGTAVRRQALSMDEAVGFLLNLVNNPPSYNGWTDALGGLTGHFRGGDITIKELWQLVAQGAHALGPWRYALMGMIDQIRSGECTTGEILSFIASSARGQPAPYRGSLLVRAIGSRHGHPAVVIKRTTKCGEGSYLMKNMASITGTACAAFMVMALEPGQKRTGVFAPEGWAKPQDFYRALEQPELECIALLHVS
- a CDS encoding putative mao-B, whose product is MKELFDVAVIGAGMAGILAARDLSQKGHSVVLLEGRDRVGGRTFTTEAFGTELELGGTYVHWTHPTIWHELQRHDISVFPPLDSEKAYWLADGDVHSGTMNDYYEALNPLMSHLVHDARSQFPMPFNVSASANDVDQESLEDRIVSLGLSAYERDILEGAMSGLVHSYREQGVAQLLQGVSGTFGDYNGFFETASFWHIEGGTKRLAAAMMSESTATLRLQTPVQSISDNGSFVTVTTRADEDIHARFVITALPINTLDDITIKPELPAPVQSMIGSKNPVMASKIYVRAKGTIEPFNAFAPAGKNPINAARVESRYEGDTLIMCICSDAAAIQANDHEAVQEALRKFVPEIEVVDTASHDWGTDEFSQGGWGWYRPGNLTGAAPLMRQRHGRIFFAGSDIASLGAGFIEGAMQTGVIAAREVAIALANGE
- a CDS encoding dynamin family GTPase, yielding MYAAAPQARGARKRNLGAKMGKRVRHFVGVESSEQLAFIDELQALGLSNTINLPELVVVGDQNTGKSSVLQAITEVSFPVKDTMCTRFPIQISFRQTSAAKELPVKATVVPGPLSEEDDELLARVEDFLIEKKELTSEVMEEIIDKATECIFGDQKSTKQLTLSDATLRIERSGPDEMHWTIVDLPGLIRGKKSGKGVDVLNDAGNGVNEESHVRNNAAVAEELARTYLNNERNIILVVVDNVDVERHKTFELIEEIPSLQTRCIGVLTKCDRKQEGSDHWMIKLLQNDLATVPHLDHGWFGLRNRLPIERDSSDAERDEMELKEFAKPAWEGLSKDRTGIRSLMSYIDKERRAQIQKEIPHIITEITQHLRECEANLKRMGESRTTARAQRYYVLQFCNEMQKMAEGTLRGQHQDIPSTDAKAMLRYKIRLRLDQFRDDMCRSENIAIKFTDYRADLEWLKSQSSDPRVWEEHVVNGQGLYAAIAQEAKICEGRSLPGSVHPDVEEKLFRKLSVHWEGIAREFVEDVKIMVTDCYNILLKIAIPNSKVRLEVSRIVGKTLEEWNKDADTALRELVEDNQARPLITRNPSLLSFTSMTDEILLGHSSNNKAANGKANGGSNGEDVGPYFIPTSLNQILSARARLDGYYDIALWRFIDNVAMQVMERHVLGPKCPMRIVSADRFAQLDDTELNTVAGEDEADTRMRARLERTRSRYQKALERWERLRVL